Proteins co-encoded in one Chloroflexota bacterium genomic window:
- a CDS encoding DEAD/DEAH box helicase, whose translation MIGAPESFVGLGVPEDTAAVLARLGITCPTPVQAQALPAMLAGRDVVGQARTGSGKTLAFALPITARCDPRAPFVQALVLVPTRELAIQVAGVLTQLAAGRRLRVSLLYGGRSLGPERDALTLTQIVVGTPGRTLDHIRQGNLKLDRVRVVVLDEADEMLDRGFAPDVERIVAQTPARRQTAMFSATMPEWVASAATRYLREPLAVRADSIDAPPPAIQHVVYEMEPGARVGALMTLLDRREAGSVLVFGRTKHGVKKLARQFAQQGYPVAALQGNLSQSARERVVSAFRSGQLPILFATNVAARGLDIESIGQVINFELPESAELFTHRVGRTGRMGREGEAITFVTPDERPKLLQIEKTLGRRLPRAAFPARTGVGAPGDDAAATAAGPEDRPRRAARESATPQPNAAAAKRTARPRFASASHRGRRSGARPRSAESA comes from the coding sequence TTGATCGGGGCGCCGGAGTCATTCGTTGGGCTGGGAGTCCCGGAGGACACCGCCGCGGTTCTCGCACGCTTGGGGATCACGTGTCCCACTCCAGTCCAGGCCCAGGCACTGCCGGCTATGCTGGCCGGCCGGGACGTGGTCGGTCAGGCTCGGACCGGATCGGGGAAGACGCTCGCCTTTGCCCTCCCGATCACCGCGCGGTGTGACCCGCGCGCGCCGTTCGTGCAGGCACTCGTTCTTGTTCCGACCCGTGAGCTGGCAATCCAGGTCGCCGGAGTCCTCACGCAGCTCGCGGCGGGTAGGCGGCTGAGGGTCTCGCTCCTATATGGCGGCCGATCGCTGGGCCCAGAGCGCGACGCGCTCACGCTGACGCAGATCGTGGTCGGGACGCCCGGGCGCACGTTGGATCACATCCGCCAGGGAAACCTGAAGCTGGATCGCGTCCGAGTCGTCGTGCTGGACGAAGCGGACGAGATGCTCGACCGCGGATTCGCGCCGGACGTGGAGCGCATCGTCGCGCAAACCCCGGCGCGGCGGCAAACCGCGATGTTCTCGGCCACGATGCCCGAGTGGGTGGCCAGCGCCGCGACCAGATACCTGCGCGAGCCGCTCGCCGTGAGGGCCGACTCGATCGATGCGCCGCCGCCCGCTATCCAGCACGTCGTGTACGAGATGGAACCAGGGGCCAGGGTTGGCGCCCTGATGACCCTCCTCGACCGCCGGGAGGCGGGCAGCGTGCTCGTGTTCGGTCGAACAAAGCACGGTGTCAAGAAGCTGGCTCGGCAGTTCGCTCAGCAGGGCTACCCGGTCGCCGCGCTCCAAGGCAACCTGAGCCAAAGCGCGCGCGAGCGCGTGGTGTCCGCATTTCGCTCCGGTCAGCTGCCGATTCTCTTTGCCACGAACGTCGCCGCGCGCGGGCTGGACATCGAAAGCATCGGTCAAGTCATCAACTTCGAGCTGCCGGAATCGGCGGAGCTATTTACCCATCGCGTCGGCCGCACGGGGCGGATGGGTCGCGAGGGCGAGGCCATCACGTTCGTGACGCCCGACGAACGGCCCAAGCTCCTCCAGATCGAAAAGACGCTGGGTCGACGGTTGCCGCGAGCTGCCTTCCCCGCTCGCACCGGGGTGGGAGCTCCTGGCGATGACGCGGCGGCGACGGCCGCGGGTCCGGAGGACCGCCCGCGGCGTGCGGCGCGCGAATCGGCGACTCCCCAGCCGAATGCCGCCGCGGCGAAGCGCACGGCCCGCCCGCGTTTTGCGTCGGCTTCGCACCGGGGTCGACGCTCCGGCGCCAGGCCTCGCAGCGCCGAGTCGGCGTAA